A window of Vibrio gazogenes genomic DNA:
GCTGACTCAATCGAGCGCCAGTCACATTCAATAATTTTTTCAATCGACCGAACCATAAATGCAACGACAGTACGCAGGCAGTCGGTGACGATCAAATAACAATCTTGATAGTCCTCCGGTGGAATTGGCCGGAAACCAATAGCCGCAGCCATATCAATCACTGGAATGGTCATATTGCGAATGGTGACTGTACCAACAACATTGCGATGAGAATACGGGATTTGTGTCATTGGTTGATAGGACACAATTTCTCGAATCTTTAAGGTGCCAATAGCAAACAGCTGACGTTTCAGGTTCAGTGTAAACATCAACATCCCTTGCGATTGATTGGCTTTACTAACAGTTTTCGCCATGACGATTTACCTTAAAAAATACTTACGCCAATAATATACTTAAATTGCACTAAGATGCGAGTTTCAATCGACTGGTACGTTGAGTTGTCTCTAGATTTTCGTTTCTGGAACGAATATCACATCCCAGTATTATTGCGAAGCTCACTCGCTTACTCATAAGCATACTGCAAAACGCCAATTTATCGATTGTTCCGGCTGTTTTATGCCCGATTTCTTCGTAAGAGGAGACGATGATCAATCTATTGCAGCCCGTATTCACCTTATCTCTTGACGACTTTTGCTGCGTTAACACTCTGTAACATCTATATTACTCATGTTGATATGAAAAATGTCTACTATGATAAAAAGAGTCCTGTCTATTGGTATTAAGAAAGAGGTGTACTTCATGCTTTTTAACCGTTCCCTTGTCAAAGAAAATGAAGCTTTAAAGAAAGATCTTCATTTGATTAAACAGATGCATGACAGTCTTGACAAAGAGATGTTAACGATAAAGTTGGACTCGAGAGGTTTAGTTAGCTCGGTGAATTCTCTTTTTTGTAAAGAGATGAAATATGAGTCACAAAATGTAGAAGGATGTAAGCTCACCGACATGGTGCCACAGAAAGAGCGTTCAACTGGGCATTACCAACGATTAAATCATGCACTGAATGAAGGTAAACACTGGAATGGTGCACTGCAACTGCTGAAAGGGGACGGTGAAGAATCATGGTTACGGGCGATTTTGCAGCCGATTTACGATATTGATAAGCAATTGCAATATTTTTTACTTTATGCGTCTGAACTTACCCAAACCATCCGCGCTTCAAGAGAACATGAAGATATGATTGCAGCGTTGCTGCGTTCGACGGCTGTGATTGAGTTTGATCTCGACGGGCGTGTCCTGACAGCAAATGATAATTTTCTTCGCGCAACGAGTTATAAAAAAGAAGAAATTGTCGGTAAGCACCACCGTCTTTTTTGTGAACCGGAGATCTATAACGCTCCTGAATATGAAGAATTTTGGCGTGAGTTGAAGAGGGGTAATTTTATCTCGGATCGATTTAAGCGAGTTGATAAATATGGCAATATCGTGTGGTTGGAAGCATCTTATAATCCGATTCACAACAACCATGGCGAACTCTATAAAGTTGTTAAATTTGCTTCTGTGATCACCGAACAGATGAATCGGGAAAGGGCCATTTCTGAAGCTGCAAACATTGCCTACGAAACATCACGGTTAACCGATACTCAGGCTGCAAAAGCACAGGTTGTCATTCAGGATACGATTCAGACCATGGAAGAACTTGAACAACAGATGATTCATGCCTGTCAAGGGATTAAGGAGCTGGATGAGCTTTCTAAGAAGGTCAGTGATCTGGTTGGCAACATCAGCGGGATTGCCGATCAAACCAACTTACTTGCTTTGAATGCCGCCATTGAGGCGGCCAGAGCCGGTGATCAGGGGCGTGGTTTTGCTGTCGTCGCCGATGAAGTCAGAGAGCTTGCCTTACGCACCAGTAAAACCACTTCTGAAATCGTGGACGTGGTATCAAAGAACCAAAAATTGACAGAAAACGCGGTTGGGCTGATTGAAAATGGTCAACTGAGAGCGAAAGATGGTCTACAGCTTTCGAATGATGCCGGTATTGTGATGGCTGATATTCAGGATGGGGCGAAAAAAGTCGTGGGTGCGATCGAAGAGTTCCATCAGAAACTGTAAGGTAATAAGATTGGTGATTGGGTGTGGATCGTGACTTCATTGATGAAGTCCGCTACACTTC
This region includes:
- a CDS encoding methyl-accepting chemotaxis protein — translated: MLFNRSLVKENEALKKDLHLIKQMHDSLDKEMLTIKLDSRGLVSSVNSLFCKEMKYESQNVEGCKLTDMVPQKERSTGHYQRLNHALNEGKHWNGALQLLKGDGEESWLRAILQPIYDIDKQLQYFLLYASELTQTIRASREHEDMIAALLRSTAVIEFDLDGRVLTANDNFLRATSYKKEEIVGKHHRLFCEPEIYNAPEYEEFWRELKRGNFISDRFKRVDKYGNIVWLEASYNPIHNNHGELYKVVKFASVITEQMNRERAISEAANIAYETSRLTDTQAAKAQVVIQDTIQTMEELEQQMIHACQGIKELDELSKKVSDLVGNISGIADQTNLLALNAAIEAARAGDQGRGFAVVADEVRELALRTSKTTSEIVDVVSKNQKLTENAVGLIENGQLRAKDGLQLSNDAGIVMADIQDGAKKVVGAIEEFHQKL